One Methylobacterium sp. AMS5 genomic region harbors:
- a CDS encoding replicative DNA helicase produces MALPNALTANLETVQPEYRVPPHNIDAEQALLGAIMVNNDAYYRVSDFLLPEHFMEAVHRQIFEVSVSLIKAGKLATPITLKTYLGDIDLGGVTPMQYLARLAAEATTVINAGEYGRTIYDLAIRRRLITIGEDLVNGAYEAPVESRPRDQIEATERRLYELAESGKYDGGFQKFSDALTAAIDMAAKAYQRDGKLSGISTGLTDLDAKMGGLQPSDLIILAGRPAMGKTSLVTNIAFNIAKAYRGEKQPDGTMQTVNGGIVGFFSLEMSAEQLATRIIAEQSGVPSYKIRRGDIRPEDFYKITDAARDMQTIPFYIDQTGGISIAQLAARARRLKRQKGLDLLIIDYLQLLSGSGKKSDNRVQEMTEITTGMKALAKELAVPIIGLSQLSRQVENRDDKRPQLSDLRESGSIEQDADVVMFVFREEYYVGNKKPREGTEEFFAWEAEMQRVHGKAEVILGKQRHGPTGTVELQFDANITRFSNLAQSDRMPEQM; encoded by the coding sequence ATGGCCCTGCCCAACGCCCTCACGGCCAATCTCGAGACGGTGCAGCCCGAATACCGGGTGCCGCCGCACAACATCGACGCGGAGCAGGCCCTGCTCGGCGCGATCATGGTCAACAACGACGCCTATTACCGCGTCTCGGACTTCCTTCTGCCCGAGCACTTCATGGAGGCGGTCCACCGCCAGATCTTCGAGGTGTCGGTCTCGCTGATCAAGGCGGGCAAGCTCGCCACGCCGATCACGCTCAAGACCTATCTCGGCGACATCGATCTCGGCGGCGTCACGCCGATGCAGTACCTCGCCCGGCTCGCGGCGGAGGCGACCACCGTCATCAACGCGGGCGAGTACGGCCGCACCATCTACGATCTGGCGATCCGCCGCCGCCTCATCACCATCGGCGAGGATCTGGTCAACGGCGCCTACGAGGCGCCCGTCGAGTCGAGGCCGCGCGACCAGATCGAGGCGACCGAGCGCCGGCTTTACGAACTGGCCGAATCCGGCAAGTACGACGGCGGCTTCCAGAAATTCTCCGACGCGCTGACCGCGGCCATCGACATGGCGGCCAAAGCCTACCAGCGCGACGGCAAGCTCTCGGGCATCTCCACGGGGCTCACCGACCTCGACGCCAAGATGGGCGGCCTGCAGCCCTCCGACCTCATCATCCTCGCGGGGCGCCCGGCCATGGGCAAGACCTCGCTCGTGACCAACATCGCCTTCAACATCGCCAAGGCCTATCGCGGCGAGAAGCAGCCCGACGGCACCATGCAGACCGTCAACGGCGGCATCGTCGGCTTCTTCTCCCTCGAAATGTCGGCCGAGCAATTGGCGACCCGCATCATCGCCGAGCAGTCCGGCGTGCCCTCCTACAAGATCCGCCGCGGCGACATCCGCCCGGAGGACTTCTACAAGATCACAGACGCCGCCCGGGACATGCAGACGATCCCGTTCTACATCGACCAGACCGGCGGCATCTCGATCGCCCAGCTCGCCGCGCGCGCCCGCCGCCTCAAGCGCCAGAAGGGCCTCGACCTCCTCATCATCGACTATCTCCAGCTCCTCTCGGGCTCCGGCAAGAAGAGCGACAACCGCGTGCAGGAGATGACCGAGATCACCACCGGCATGAAGGCGTTGGCCAAGGAACTGGCGGTGCCGATCATCGGCCTGTCGCAGCTCTCGCGTCAGGTCGAGAACCGCGACGACAAGCGGCCCCAACTCTCGGACCTGCGCGAATCCGGCTCGATCGAGCAGGACGCCGACGTGGTGATGTTCGTGTTCCGCGAGGAGTACTACGTCGGCAACAAGAAGCCGCGCGAGGGCACGGAGGAGTTCTTCGCCTGGGAGGCCGAGATGCAGCGCGTCCACGGCAAGGCCGAAGTCATTCTGGGCAAGCAGCGCCACGGCCCGACCGGCACGGTGGAGCTGCAGTTCGACGCCAACATCACCCGGTTCTCGAACTTGGCACAGAGCGACCGGATGCCCGAGCAGATGTAG
- the rplI gene encoding 50S ribosomal protein L9, with amino-acid sequence MEVILLERVAKLGQMGETVNVRPGYARNFLLARGKALRATENNKKHFEAQRAQLEARNLERRNEAQAVAEKLDGQSFVLIRQSGETGVLYGSVSTRDLAEVVTKEGFSVERGQFVLNQPIKTLGLHTVPVTLHPEVEVKVTVNIARSPEEAERQARGESVTEREQFNLDDLGLEVGQALADAGEGADDRG; translated from the coding sequence ATGGAAGTCATCCTGCTCGAACGCGTCGCCAAGCTCGGCCAGATGGGCGAGACCGTGAACGTACGTCCCGGCTACGCCCGCAACTTCCTGCTCGCCCGCGGCAAGGCCCTGCGCGCCACCGAAAACAACAAGAAGCATTTCGAGGCCCAGCGCGCCCAGCTCGAGGCCCGCAACCTCGAGCGCCGCAACGAGGCCCAGGCGGTGGCCGAGAAGCTCGACGGCCAGAGCTTCGTGCTGATCCGCCAGTCCGGCGAGACCGGCGTGCTCTACGGCTCGGTCTCGACCCGCGACCTCGCCGAGGTCGTCACCAAGGAGGGCTTCAGCGTCGAGCGCGGCCAGTTCGTGCTCAACCAGCCGATCAAGACGCTCGGCCTGCACACCGTGCCGGTGACCCTGCACCCCGAGGTCGAGGTCAAGGTGACCGTCAACATCGCCCGTTCGCCGGAAGAGGCCGAGCGTCAGGCCCGCGGCGAGTCGGTGACCGAGCGCGAGCAGTTCAACCTCGACGACCTCGGCCTCGAAGTCGGCCAGGCCCTGGCCGATGCCGGCGAGGGCGCCGACGACCGCGGCTAA
- the rpsF gene encoding 30S ribosomal protein S6, with protein sequence MPLYEHVFLARQDVTAQQVETMVETYKGVIETGGGTIEKIESWGVKSLAYRIKKNRKAHFTLLNISAPPAALAEMERQMQISEDVLRFMTVRVEQLEAEPSAMMQKRDRDDRKDRDRGDRPRRRDDDFGGGDRGDRGDRGDRPERNFGGEN encoded by the coding sequence ATGCCTCTCTACGAGCACGTCTTCCTGGCGCGCCAGGACGTGACGGCCCAGCAGGTCGAGACCATGGTCGAGACCTACAAGGGCGTCATCGAGACGGGCGGCGGCACGATCGAGAAGATCGAGTCCTGGGGCGTCAAGTCCCTCGCTTACCGTATCAAGAAGAACCGCAAGGCGCATTTCACGCTCCTCAACATCTCCGCCCCCCCGGCCGCCCTGGCCGAGATGGAGCGCCAGATGCAGATCTCCGAGGACGTGCTGCGCTTCATGACCGTTCGCGTCGAGCAGCTGGAGGCCGAGCCTTCCGCGATGATGCAGAAGCGCGACCGCGACGACCGGAAGGACCGCGACCGCGGTGACCGTCCGCGCCGCCGCGACGACGACTTCGGTGGCGGCGACCGTGGTGATCGCGGCGACCGCGGCGATCGTCCCGAGCGCAACTTCGGCGGGGAGAACTGA
- a CDS encoding cold-shock protein — protein sequence MQTGTVKWFDEIKGYGFIQPDTGGKDVFVHISAVQQAGLRGLVEGQKVSFDVENDRRSGKPAAVNLQAG from the coding sequence ATGCAGACTGGTACCGTGAAATGGTTCGATGAGATCAAGGGCTACGGGTTCATCCAGCCCGATACCGGTGGCAAGGACGTGTTCGTGCATATCTCCGCCGTCCAGCAGGCAGGCCTGCGCGGCCTCGTCGAGGGGCAGAAGGTCAGCTTCGACGTCGAGAACGACCGCCGCAGCGGCAAGCCGGCCGCGGTCAACCTGCAGGCCGGCTGA
- a CDS encoding DUF6481 family protein: protein MSAFDFRNFEDRRQNSQAAKAALLEKFKARTPLDDPEMRAKAQARAEVARARDARARERERIRIETERKAAEEKRLREEAELAAQLAREAAEAAALAERKAAEAAEKKAARDARYAARKANVKIRR, encoded by the coding sequence ATGAGCGCATTCGACTTCAGGAATTTCGAAGACCGCCGTCAGAACTCCCAGGCCGCCAAGGCGGCATTGCTCGAGAAGTTCAAGGCCCGGACACCGCTTGACGATCCGGAGATGCGTGCGAAGGCCCAGGCGCGTGCCGAGGTTGCCCGCGCCCGCGACGCGCGCGCCCGCGAGCGCGAGCGCATCCGCATCGAAACCGAGCGGAAGGCTGCGGAGGAGAAGCGCCTGCGTGAGGAAGCCGAGCTCGCCGCTCAGCTCGCCCGCGAGGCTGCCGAGGCCGCCGCTTTGGCCGAACGCAAGGCTGCCGAGGCCGCGGAGAAGAAGGCGGCCCGCGACGCGCGCTATGCCGCCCGCAAGGCCAACGTCAAGATTCGTCGCTGA
- the rpsR gene encoding 30S ribosomal protein S18: MAFGAGGGGGGRRPFFRRRKSCPFSGENAPKIDYKDVKLLSRYVSERGKIVPSRITAVSAKKQRELAQAIKRSRFLGLLPYVIK; this comes from the coding sequence ATGGCATTCGGTGCTGGTGGCGGCGGCGGTGGCCGTCGTCCGTTCTTCCGTCGTCGCAAGAGCTGCCCGTTCTCGGGCGAGAACGCTCCCAAGATCGACTACAAGGACGTGAAGCTGCTCTCCCGCTACGTCTCGGAGCGCGGCAAGATCGTTCCCTCGCGCATCACGGCGGTCTCGGCCAAGAAGCAGCGCGAACTCGCTCAGGCGATCAAGCGCTCGCGCTTCCTCGGCCTGCTGCCCTACGTCATCAAGTAG
- a CDS encoding DUF2232 domain-containing protein, translating to MTKDIPVGAGAGLVAALLFGVLLKGSVVAFFLSLLVPLPILIVGLGWSYRAAIAAVVTGALVLALLLSPYFGLVFTGFLALPAGWLAYLALLGRTDANGTQEWYPTGRLLAWVAGTAALAFVGPAAVTSPSYDAFNSHVSSTFSRAVVQFQVQRGRLPPLAASPEQTEPKDGPSQPSPDGASGSRTPGEVRLDGRAEQLVEALTLVFPAFVAQGLTILFTFYLWAAARIVQISGRLLRPWPDLPSTMMPRSTLLVFAAALTLAMVPGYPGALGIALIGAFSAAFALQGLAAFHDRSRGRPGRFALLAGLYVLLFLTQGVAMLALILFGIADTALDRRRPQPRGDA from the coding sequence ATGACCAAGGACATTCCTGTCGGCGCCGGTGCCGGCCTCGTGGCGGCTTTGCTGTTCGGCGTACTGCTCAAGGGCAGCGTTGTCGCTTTTTTTCTTTCCCTGCTCGTTCCGCTCCCGATCCTGATCGTCGGGCTGGGCTGGAGCTACCGCGCGGCCATTGCCGCCGTCGTTACGGGCGCGCTTGTACTCGCGCTCCTTCTCTCTCCCTATTTCGGACTGGTCTTCACCGGCTTTCTGGCTCTGCCGGCCGGATGGCTCGCCTATCTCGCCCTGCTTGGCCGAACGGACGCGAACGGCACTCAGGAATGGTACCCCACCGGCCGTCTGCTCGCCTGGGTAGCGGGCACGGCCGCACTTGCCTTCGTGGGCCCTGCCGCCGTCACATCGCCGAGCTACGACGCGTTCAACAGCCACGTGTCGTCGACATTCAGCCGCGCCGTCGTACAGTTTCAAGTCCAGCGCGGTCGGCTTCCGCCGCTCGCGGCGTCCCCGGAGCAGACCGAACCGAAGGATGGCCCGTCCCAGCCTTCTCCCGACGGGGCGTCTGGATCAAGGACACCGGGCGAGGTGAGGCTCGATGGTCGGGCGGAGCAGCTCGTGGAAGCTCTGACCCTCGTCTTCCCGGCGTTCGTCGCCCAGGGTCTTACGATCCTGTTCACCTTCTACCTCTGGGCCGCCGCCCGCATCGTGCAGATCTCGGGGCGCCTGCTCCGGCCCTGGCCCGACCTGCCCTCCACGATGATGCCGCGCTCCACGCTGCTGGTCTTCGCCGCCGCCCTGACGCTGGCGATGGTGCCCGGCTATCCCGGCGCGCTCGGCATCGCCCTGATCGGCGCCTTCAGCGCGGCCTTCGCCCTCCAGGGGCTCGCCGCCTTCCACGACCGCAGCCGTGGCCGGCCGGGGCGCTTCGCCCTGCTCGCCGGCCTCTACGTGCTGCTGTTCCTCACCCAGGGCGTGGCCATGCTCGCCCTGATCCTGTTCGGCATTGCCGATACCGCCCTCGACCGGCGCCGCCCGCAACCCCGCGGCGACGCCTGA
- a CDS encoding PH domain-containing protein, whose amino-acid sequence MGLLDGLLGHGSDLSADEVDRQLAGVLAPGESVRVAFKVIRDLMVFTDRRLILVDRQGMTGRKVECLTVPYRAITSFSVETAGSFDMDSELKIWVSGRPDPIQRTLKRGADILGIQQAIAGSLK is encoded by the coding sequence ATGGGCTTACTCGACGGGCTGCTCGGGCATGGCAGCGACCTCTCCGCGGACGAGGTGGACCGGCAGCTCGCCGGGGTGCTGGCGCCGGGCGAGAGCGTGCGCGTCGCCTTCAAGGTGATCCGCGACCTGATGGTCTTCACCGACCGCCGCCTGATCCTGGTCGATCGCCAGGGCATGACCGGCCGCAAGGTCGAGTGTCTGACCGTGCCCTACCGCGCGATCACCTCGTTCTCGGTGGAGACCGCGGGCAGCTTCGACATGGATTCGGAGCTGAAGATCTGGGTTTCGGGGCGGCCCGACCCGATCCAGCGCACGCTCAAGCGCGGCGCCGACATCCTGGGGATTCAGCAGGCTATCGCCGGCTCCTTGAAATAG
- the radA gene encoding DNA repair protein RadA codes for MAKIQQTFVCQSCGAVYNRWRGRCEACNGWNTIQEEVASAGPQSGPAATRPSRARGRVFPLEGLTGEAKEAPRTPSGINELDRVTGGGFVRGSVILLGGDPGIGKSTLLMQASAAMARSGERVAYISGEEAVGQVRLRAERLGLTKYPVELAAQTNVEDIVETLSQGHPPALVIIDSIQTMWTETVESAPGTVTQVRSSAQALIRFAKTTGTAVILVGHVTKDGQIAGPRVVEHMVDAVASFEGDQGHHFRILRAVKNRFGPTDEIGVFEMTDAGLAEVPNPSALFLAGRDHAAPGTAVFAGMEGTRPLLVEIQALVAPSSLGMPRRAVVGWDPNRLSMVLAVLEAHGGIRLGGHDVYLNVAGGLRITEPAADLAVAAALVSSLSGAALPSDSVYFGELGLSGAVRPVSQAPARLKEALKLGFGKAITPQGRGEAGDRALPTDALRHIADLVAGIASGAPRKGGGRPRAVRFEEEM; via the coding sequence ATGGCCAAGATCCAACAGACCTTCGTCTGCCAGTCCTGCGGGGCGGTCTACAACCGCTGGCGCGGGCGCTGCGAGGCCTGCAACGGCTGGAACACGATCCAGGAGGAGGTCGCCTCGGCCGGCCCGCAATCGGGCCCGGCCGCGACCCGGCCCTCGCGGGCACGGGGCCGCGTCTTCCCCCTGGAAGGCCTGACCGGCGAGGCCAAGGAGGCGCCGCGCACGCCGTCGGGCATCAACGAGCTCGACCGCGTCACCGGCGGCGGCTTCGTGCGCGGCTCGGTGATCCTGCTCGGAGGCGACCCCGGCATCGGCAAGTCGACCCTGCTGATGCAGGCCTCCGCCGCGATGGCCAGGAGCGGGGAGCGCGTCGCCTACATCTCCGGCGAGGAGGCGGTGGGGCAGGTGCGCCTGCGCGCCGAACGCCTCGGGCTGACCAAGTATCCGGTGGAGCTGGCGGCGCAGACCAATGTCGAGGACATCGTCGAGACGCTGTCGCAGGGCCACCCGCCCGCGCTCGTCATCATCGACTCGATCCAGACCATGTGGACCGAGACCGTGGAATCGGCGCCCGGCACCGTGACGCAGGTGCGCAGCTCCGCCCAGGCCCTGATCCGCTTCGCCAAGACCACGGGCACGGCCGTCATCCTCGTCGGCCACGTCACCAAGGACGGGCAGATCGCGGGCCCCCGCGTGGTCGAGCACATGGTCGATGCCGTCGCCTCGTTCGAGGGCGACCAGGGCCACCATTTCCGCATCCTGCGGGCGGTCAAAAACCGCTTCGGACCGACCGACGAGATCGGCGTGTTCGAGATGACCGATGCCGGGCTCGCCGAGGTGCCCAATCCCTCCGCCCTGTTCCTAGCGGGCCGCGACCACGCCGCGCCGGGCACCGCCGTCTTTGCCGGGATGGAGGGCACGCGCCCGCTGCTGGTCGAGATCCAGGCGCTCGTCGCCCCCTCCTCGCTCGGCATGCCGCGCCGGGCCGTGGTCGGCTGGGACCCCAACCGCCTGTCGATGGTGCTGGCCGTGCTGGAGGCCCATGGCGGCATCCGGCTCGGCGGCCACGACGTCTACCTCAACGTCGCCGGCGGCCTGCGCATCACCGAGCCCGCCGCGGATCTCGCGGTCGCCGCCGCGCTCGTCTCGTCGCTCTCGGGCGCGGCTCTGCCCTCCGACTCGGTCTATTTCGGCGAACTCGGCCTGTCGGGGGCGGTGCGGCCGGTCTCGCAGGCGCCGGCCCGGCTGAAGGAGGCGTTGAAGCTCGGCTTTGGCAAAGCGATCACCCCGCAAGGGCGCGGCGAGGCCGGGGACCGGGCGCTGCCGACGGATGCGCTGCGCCACATCGCCGACCTCGTCGCCGGCATCGCCTCGGGCGCGCCGCGGAAGGGCGGGGGCCGCCCGCGGGCCGTGCGCTTCGAGGAGGAGATGTAG
- a CDS encoding metallophosphoesterase has product MRLWVLSDLHVEFGAWIQPSPPPDHDVVVVAGDVGERLAARVLPWLRATFPGPQPVLYVPGNHDFYRTTLQREIVAARAVAADLGLHLLAEGESVVFGDTRFIGATLWTDYALKPEARAHAMNAAQDRTTGMNDHRRIKAVVAGGINAFRPGLAARIHAAQRAAIEAALAAFFSGSTVVITHHAPHPRSLAAGAWTAVLDAADTSDLSSILQGPHAPALWIHGHVHASCDYRVGNTRVLANPRGYVEAGRPGNAAFDPSLIVPVGDAPRRSSS; this is encoded by the coding sequence ATGCGCCTTTGGGTTCTCTCGGACCTGCATGTCGAGTTCGGAGCCTGGATACAGCCCTCGCCGCCTCCGGACCACGATGTGGTTGTCGTTGCGGGCGATGTCGGCGAGCGACTCGCCGCGCGGGTGCTACCCTGGCTGCGGGCGACCTTTCCGGGGCCGCAACCCGTGCTCTATGTGCCAGGCAACCACGACTTCTACCGGACGACGCTCCAGCGCGAGATCGTCGCGGCACGGGCGGTGGCGGCGGATCTCGGGCTGCATCTCCTCGCCGAGGGCGAGAGTGTCGTGTTCGGCGACACTCGCTTCATCGGCGCAACGCTCTGGACCGACTATGCGCTGAAGCCCGAGGCGCGGGCGCATGCGATGAACGCGGCCCAAGACCGCACGACCGGCATGAACGATCATCGCCGGATCAAGGCGGTGGTCGCGGGCGGCATCAACGCCTTCCGCCCAGGCTTGGCGGCGCGCATCCATGCCGCGCAGCGGGCGGCGATCGAGGCGGCGCTCGCCGCATTCTTTTCGGGATCGACCGTCGTGATCACCCACCACGCACCGCATCCACGATCGCTCGCGGCGGGTGCCTGGACAGCCGTCCTTGATGCCGCCGACACTTCCGATCTGTCATCGATCCTGCAAGGCCCCCATGCCCCGGCCCTCTGGATTCACGGCCACGTGCATGCAAGTTGCGACTATCGTGTCGGCAACACGCGGGTGTTGGCCAACCCGCGCGGCTACGTCGAGGCAGGACGGCCCGGCAACGCCGCTTTCGACCCCTCGCTCATCGTCCCGGTCGGGGACGCGCCCCGCAGGAGTTCGTCATAG
- the alr gene encoding alanine racemase — MAPQDPAPPSGHGARLTVDLSAVVANWRALGACAPRAECGAVVKADAYGCGLSAVAPALWRAGCRTFFVAHLSEGIAARKILPEAALYVLNGLPLGHAEAFRAHRLRPVLGDAQELAEWAEAMQGAGPAALHVDTGMNRLGLSVAEALALAGDPRIARAGIDLVMSHLVSAELPGDPLNARQAADFARVRAAFPQMRASLANSSGTCLAHDARHDLLRPGYALFGGNPEPGQPNSMRPVVRLEATILQVRDVEAGATCGYNGRWQAPAPRRLATLSLGYADGYPRSASNHGYALVGGVPCPIVGLISMDLIILDVTGAPEARRGGKATLIGDRLDIDTVGRAAGTIGYEILTGLGSRYVRNYVE; from the coding sequence ATAGCGCCCCAGGACCCCGCCCCCCCGAGCGGCCACGGCGCCCGCCTGACGGTCGATCTCTCCGCCGTGGTGGCGAACTGGCGGGCGCTCGGCGCGTGCGCGCCGCGGGCCGAGTGCGGCGCCGTGGTGAAGGCGGACGCCTATGGCTGCGGCCTCTCGGCGGTGGCACCGGCCCTGTGGCGGGCGGGCTGCCGGACGTTCTTCGTGGCGCACCTCTCCGAGGGCATCGCCGCGCGGAAAATCCTGCCGGAGGCCGCGCTCTACGTGCTCAACGGTCTGCCGCTGGGCCACGCGGAGGCGTTTCGCGCCCACCGCCTGCGCCCGGTCCTGGGGGACGCGCAGGAACTCGCCGAGTGGGCCGAGGCCATGCAGGGCGCGGGGCCGGCCGCGCTCCACGTCGATACCGGCATGAACCGGCTCGGCCTTTCCGTCGCGGAGGCTCTGGCGCTGGCCGGTGATCCGCGGATCGCGCGCGCCGGCATCGACCTCGTGATGAGCCATCTCGTCAGCGCGGAATTGCCCGGCGATCCGCTCAACGCGCGCCAAGCCGCCGATTTCGCCCGTGTGAGGGCGGCCTTTCCGCAGATGCGCGCTTCGCTCGCCAATTCCTCGGGCACCTGCCTCGCGCACGACGCCCGCCACGACCTGCTGCGGCCGGGCTATGCGCTCTTCGGCGGCAACCCGGAGCCCGGACAGCCGAACTCGATGCGGCCGGTGGTGCGGCTGGAGGCGACGATCCTGCAGGTCCGCGACGTCGAGGCCGGCGCGACCTGCGGCTACAACGGCCGCTGGCAGGCCCCTGCCCCGCGCCGGCTGGCTACGCTCTCGCTCGGCTACGCCGACGGTTATCCCCGCTCGGCCAGCAATCACGGTTACGCGCTGGTCGGCGGCGTGCCCTGCCCGATCGTCGGCCTGATCTCGATGGATCTCATCATCCTCGACGTCACCGGTGCTCCCGAGGCGCGGCGCGGCGGCAAAGCCACGCTGATCGGCGATAGGCTCGACATCGACACGGTGGGCCGCGCCGCCGGCACCATCGGCTACGAGATCCTGACGGGGCTGGGTTCCCGTTATGTTCGCAACTATGTAGAGTGA
- a CDS encoding peptide deformylase, translating to MPVRPLILYPDARLHRAAEPVSATGEALTGESLHALAEDVLDTLGAVSAMGLTAIHIGRPERVVVIRLQPDEPHAVYIDPVVAWASPERAAHPEGSVSMPGVVEPVERPARVRVRYRDLDGAEHEEEAEGLRAACLQHEIDQLAGIFWIDRLTRLRRERVLKRYAKLRAQQARAGS from the coding sequence ATGCCCGTCCGCCCGCTGATCCTCTATCCCGATGCGCGTCTGCACCGGGCGGCCGAACCCGTCTCCGCGACCGGCGAGGCCTTGACCGGTGAATCCTTGCATGCGCTCGCCGAGGACGTGCTCGACACCCTCGGCGCCGTCTCGGCGATGGGGCTGACCGCGATCCATATCGGGCGTCCGGAGCGGGTGGTGGTGATCCGGCTTCAGCCGGACGAGCCGCACGCGGTCTACATCGATCCCGTCGTCGCCTGGGCCTCGCCCGAGCGGGCCGCGCATCCGGAGGGAAGCGTCTCGATGCCGGGCGTGGTCGAGCCGGTGGAGCGGCCGGCCCGGGTCCGGGTACGCTACCGCGACCTCGACGGCGCCGAGCACGAGGAGGAAGCCGAGGGACTGCGTGCCGCTTGCCTGCAGCACGAGATCGATCAGCTCGCAGGCATCTTCTGGATCGACCGGCTGACCCGGCTGCGCCGCGAGCGGGTTCTCAAGCGCTACGCCAAGCTGCGGGCGCAGCAGGCGCGCGCGGGATCGTGA